In Chitinophagaceae bacterium C216, the genomic stretch TATCTTGGAGATATTCGCTCAGTGTATTTCTCACCCATTTCGAAAGTACCTGTAAGTTTTCACATGGAAAACCATCTTCATCTTCTATTTCCGTAAATGTTTTAGAAGACTCCTCCACGATCTTATAATCCTCATTAAAAAGAAAAAACTTTTTATTGGTTTTTCCAATATCAAATATAGCAATTACCGACACCAAGACTATCTATATTTAAACAATGATTAATCACACAGCTAATATGACTAGGCCATCCTTATAGGCCAGTAGCCACCGTCTTCTCCCCGCGTTTTCCTATAAGTTGTTGCCTTACCTTAGCATCTCTAAATAATTGTAGGGGCTGCAAAGCACCACCGGCCCTCAAGCGGGCTTCTGCTACCAGTGGCCGCAAATCGGTTCGAAATGCATGTTGCAAAATCTCTTGAGCAGCTGCCACATCATTACTCATCTGCGCTTCATTAAGCGCTTTAGTATCCACCAGCAGCGCTTGTGCATAAGCCAGTTTAATAGCTTCTACACTTTGCAATAAATCCTCAAGTGGGTCTTTTACATTATGACTGGCATCAATCATCCATCCCAAATCCGTTGCATGATTCATACCACGAGCATCCATTCCCTCTACCAACTCATTAAATATTAAGAAGAGCTGATACGGTTTAATACTTCCCACCGTCAAATCATCATCACCGTATTTACTATCATTAAAATGGAAACCACCCAGCTTACCTTCGCTAAGCAACAACGCAACAATCTGTTCAATATTTGCATTAGGCAGATGGTGCCCTAGGTCTACCAATGTATAAGCCTTATCACCTAATTTACTTGCATATAAAAATGATTGCCCCCAATCACCTACTGTAGTGGAATAAAAATTAGGTTCATAAGCTTTATACTCTACAAACATCTTCCAGTCGTCGGGTAACGCTTTATATACCTCTTGCAAGCATTCCAGCGTATTATTAAACGCCCGTCTAAAGTTCAACTGTCCGGGGAAGCAGGAACCATCGGCCAGCCACACTGTTAGCGATTTAGAGCCTAATTCAATACCATAATTTATAACTTCAATATTATGCTCAATTGCTTGACGACGCACAGCCTTGTCTACATGCTGCATAGAGCCAAATTTATAACTCAAGGCCTGCCCTTCCTGATCCTGAAAGGTATTGGAGTTCATAGCATCAAAGCGAAGTCCCAAATCCGCTGCTAAGTTTTTAATAGCCTGCGGATCTCGGGGAATATCCCAAGGGATATGCAATGATATCGCACCACTGCTGCGATTCAACCGATGTAGCAATCCTATATCCTCCAGTTTTTCTTCAAGGCAAGAAGGTTCGCCACCTCCACTAAAACGCCCGAAACGAGTACCTCCACTTCCTAATGCCCACGATGGAATTGCAATCTGAAAATCGATTAGCTTGTTAATAATATCTTCAACCCCTTCAATTTCCGAAGTTAAAAACTCCAACCGCTTCCTATGCGCAGCAAGCCCTTTCTCGTTATGTGCATCTATCTGCGACTGACTTATAATCATATAACCAAGCTTTTTTACAATTTAGTAAATCTTTTTAAACCGATATATGCCCAAAGTGCTTATCGCAGGAAAGCCTGCGCCACGCCACCATCTACATTCAATACGTTTCCTGTAGATTTATTCAACAATCCACTTACAAACACAAAACATGCATTGGCTATATCTTCCGGAAGAATCACTTCTTTCATGAGCGTGCGTTTAGCATAAAACGCTGGCAATTCCTCCACTGTAATACCATAAGCTTTTGCACGTCCCTCAGCCCAACCGCCGGCCCAAATATTGGAGTCAACAATTACAGCATCTGGATTTACAGAGTTGACACGAATTTTATCATCCCCCAGTTCTGCAGCCAATAAACGCGAAAGATGCGCCTGAGCAGCTTTTGCCGAACCATAGCCAGCGTTATTAGGACCAGCCACTACAGAATTTTTCGACACAATATTTATGATATCGCCACCTATATTTTGCTTACGCATTACTGCTACTGTAGCTTTCGATACCATAAACTGCCCTTTCACCAGTATATCGTACAGGCGATCCCATTCCTCTATCGAATGTTCTGCAATACTCTTCGAGATGCTAATACCCGCATTATTCACTACAATATCCACACCGCCAAAAGCCAGTATAGCGTCTTCCAGAGCGGCATCGATAGAGGTTGCATCTGTTACATTCAGAGTTACGGAAGTTACCGCATCTTTACCATACTGTTTGGTAAATTCCTCTACCGTAGCCTTCATTCTTTCTTGATGAATATCGCTGATAATTACACAAGCTCCTTCCTGTGCAAATTTTTTAGCTATAGATTTACCAATACCACCACCGCTTCCGGTTATCAGTGCTACACGTCCACTTAAAGGTTTAGGCTTGGGCATTCGCTGCAATTTAGCTTCTTCCAGCAGCCAATATTCAATATTGAAAGCTTCCTGACGGGGTAGCGATGTGTATTCGGAAATAGCTTCAGCACCACGCATCACATTAATGGCGTTAATGTAGAACTCTGCCGCTACCCTTGCCGTTTGTTTATCTTTCGCAAAAGCAAACATTCCAACTCCCGGGTAGAGGATAATTACCGGGTTAGGATCGCGCATCGCCGGACTATCAGGATGCTTACAGGTTTCATAATACTCCTTATACATCTGACGGTAATCTTCAAACAATGGCTGCAACTTTTCTTTTACAACCGCTACATCATCTAAATTCTCATCAGGAGCGAGATTCAATACCAGCGGACTTATTTTCGTACGAAGGAAATGATCCGGACATGAAGTTCCCAAAGGCGCCAGTCGTTCCAAGTCATTGGAATTAATATACTCTAATACGCGTTCATCATCGGTAAAATGTCCTATCATTTTTACATGTGAGGAGCAAAAGCCGCGCAGCACAGGGGCCAGAGCGGCAGCTTGTTTCAATCTTTTTTCCTTGGACAGGGGCTCCATCTTAACGCCACCAAATACAGGCCTTTTTTTACCAATATTTTGCTCAATATATGCTGCACATTTTTCAATTACCTCCAATGTATTCATATAGCTTTCGTAGGCCGTATCTCCCCAGGTAAACAAACCGTGAGAACCGAGCATAATTCCTCTGATACCGGGGTTCTCTTCTACACAACGTTTCAACATCAGCCCCAACTCAAATCCTGGTCTCTGCCAGGGCACCCAACCTATAGTACCTCCAAAAAGCTCTTTAGTAATCGCTTCCCCATCCTTAGCTGCAGCAATGGCAATAGCTGCGTCAGGATGCAAATGATCGATATGTTTAAATGGTAGAAAAGCATGTAAAGGCGTATCTATGGAGGGTGCCTTAGACTTCAAATCATAAATGCAATGATTGAATAGCTCCACCATTTCATCCTCATACTCCACCCCACGGTATACTTTTGTAAGGCTACGCAGTTTATCTACATACAGCGCAGCAAGGCCGCTCTTTTTTAATGTTCCTAGGTCACCACCGCTGCCTTTCACCCACATCACTTCCGTATCTTCACCGGTAAGGGGATCTTTCGCAGTTACTTTGCAAGAGGTATTGCCTCCTCCATAGTTAGTTAGTCGCAAATCTGCACCCAATAAATTGGAACGATAAATCAACAATGCCACCTCATCTCCGGCTAATTCCGCCGCTTTGGCTTCATCCCACAAATAACTTACATGTTTAAACTTCTTTGCTTCTGTACCCATAATCATTAATTTATAAAACGCCTCTAAGAGTATTTGATATACTATTACTAAATCATTTTAATCAACCTACCGCATCGAATTGCCCCAGCCTACTAACAGCACCGATAGCAGTATTACCAGAATTCCTGCAATTACAGTTACTAATGTTTTTTTACTTACACCTTTCCACTCTTTCAGTATTAGTCCCCACACATTGGCAATAAGAATAATAAAGGCCATATGTAATATCCACGAGCTGGCACCGTTTCCTAGCTTGCTTTCCCCCATGCCGTAAAAGAAAAATTGCAAAAACCAGGTAGTACCAGCTAGTGCACAAAAAATTATATTACGTATAACAGGTGCACTGCTATTAGCGTAGTCGCCGTAAGTTTTATTACGCACATTAAGCAGCAAGCACCATATCAGATTTGTAGTAAGTCCTCCCCACAGTATAACGATGTATGATACATTATTCTGAAAAAGAAATTCACCTTGTCCCGGATGTGCTTCTTTCCATAAACTATTAGCTACTTCGGCCATGGGCTTTGCCGCTTCTATACCAAAGTTGAAACAAGCGCTTAATATACCTGAAACAATTGCTACAAATATTCCCAGCCCAAATTTATACTCGTCCTTACCGGAAAGATGCGCCTCAGCATCAGAATCAGGACGCGCTTCCTTTCCTCCTACACCCGCCAATTCTTTTTCTTTCATCATTCCTGCCTTGCCACAAAGTACTATCCCCACAATACATACTAGCAATCCTGCCAATACGGTACGTCCCCAGCCGGTATGGGTAAGACTAGTAATCATATCCTTGCCTTCGGCCGGATTGAACTGATAATAAATAGCCGGAATCAGCGCACCAAACACCATACAAAGTCCAAGAATAACACTGCTTCCTAACGAAACTCCCAAATAACGGACCCCTAATCCATATGTTAACCCCCCAATGCCCCATAATACACCGAACAAATAAGCGTATCCGATTACCGATTTATCTGCCTCCGCAATAATTTGTGTGAAATCGGGAATCGTCAACCAAGCTGCTATAGGCGGAACAACCAGCCAAGAAAACAAACCTCCGATTAACCAATAAGTCTCCCATGCCCAACCCTTTACTTTTTTATAGGGTATATAGAAACTACCGGAAGCAAATCCGCCGATAAAATGAAAAATAACTCCTAATAAGGCATTCATATGAACAAGTGTTTCGTTTAGCTATTATTTACAGATTGACAACCCGAAAATAGGCAATGTAAAATCCGCAACCATCATGCTCCATCATGACTATTTTCATAGGAAAAAATTGTTATACCTGATATTGCGAAGAATTACTTTTGTAAGAAATTCCAGAGTCTTTGC encodes the following:
- the hcaB_2 gene encoding 3-phenylpropionate-dihydrodiol/cinnamic acid-dihydrodiol dehydrogenase, translated to MGTEAKKFKHVSYLWDEAKAAELAGDEVALLIYRSNLLGADLRLTNYGGGNTSCKVTAKDPLTGEDTEVMWVKGSGGDLGTLKKSGLAALYVDKLRSLTKVYRGVEYEDEMVELFNHCIYDLKSKAPSIDTPLHAFLPFKHIDHLHPDAAIAIAAAKDGEAITKELFGGTIGWVPWQRPGFELGLMLKRCVEENPGIRGIMLGSHGLFTWGDTAYESYMNTLEVIEKCAAYIEQNIGKKRPVFGGVKMEPLSKEKRLKQAAALAPVLRGFCSSHVKMIGHFTDDERVLEYINSNDLERLAPLGTSCPDHFLRTKISPLVLNLAPDENLDDVAVVKEKLQPLFEDYRQMYKEYYETCKHPDSPAMRDPNPVIILYPGVGMFAFAKDKQTARVAAEFYINAINVMRGAEAISEYTSLPRQEAFNIEYWLLEEAKLQRMPKPKPLSGRVALITGSGGGIGKSIAKKFAQEGACVIISDIHQERMKATVEEFTKQYGKDAVTSVTLNVTDATSIDAALEDAILAFGGVDIVVNNAGISISKSIAEHSIEEWDRLYDILVKGQFMVSKATVAVMRKQNIGGDIINIVSKNSVVAGPNNAGYGSAKAAQAHLSRLLAAELGDDKIRVNSVNPDAVIVDSNIWAGGWAEGRAKAYGITVEELPAFYAKRTLMKEVILPEDIANACFVFVSGLLNKSTGNVLNVDGGVAQAFLR
- the rhaT_2 gene encoding L-rhamnose-proton symporter, whose amino-acid sequence is MNALLGVIFHFIGGFASGSFYIPYKKVKGWAWETYWLIGGLFSWLVVPPIAAWLTIPDFTQIIAEADKSVIGYAYLFGVLWGIGGLTYGLGVRYLGVSLGSSVILGLCMVFGALIPAIYYQFNPAEGKDMITSLTHTGWGRTVLAGLLVCIVGIVLCGKAGMMKEKELAGVGGKEARPDSDAEAHLSGKDEYKFGLGIFVAIVSGILSACFNFGIEAAKPMAEVANSLWKEAHPGQGEFLFQNNVSYIVILWGGLTTNLIWCLLLNVRNKTYGDYANSSAPVIRNIIFCALAGTTWFLQFFFYGMGESKLGNGASSWILHMAFIILIANVWGLILKEWKGVSKKTLVTVIAGILVILLSVLLVGWGNSMR